In the Leptospiraceae bacterium genome, one interval contains:
- a CDS encoding S-adenosylmethionine decarboxylase, translating into MRQKTNFCLWRKPLKLKNKNVVNSQFSYISRKLDLIELPANEFTLVASNEIQKGETVAVWGGKVIHRNELPDMIEQGTTHQISEDLYLFSPVHDDGPDPINLIKHSSNPNCGFNGQIALVAMRAISEGEEITFDPLMNRSFANKKSGYAKRDLREKYNGYFSDYIQRKIDSDPSLRVLPKFEDKAWGMLTSIDLENCDGSLIRDAEAIRKYVYELCDLIEMKRFGECHVVHFGEDERVAGYSMFQLIETSCISAHFANETNTSYIDIFSCKAYNPKVASEFTKKYFKGGDMRLTVTNRY; encoded by the coding sequence ATGCGGCAGAAAACCAATTTTTGTCTATGGAGAAAGCCATTGAAACTAAAAAATAAAAATGTAGTTAATTCACAGTTTTCTTATATTTCCAGAAAACTGGATTTGATTGAGTTACCTGCTAATGAATTTACATTAGTTGCATCTAATGAAATTCAGAAAGGAGAAACTGTTGCGGTTTGGGGTGGAAAAGTAATCCACAGAAACGAGCTTCCTGATATGATCGAACAGGGAACAACCCACCAGATCAGCGAAGACTTGTATCTTTTTAGCCCTGTGCACGACGACGGTCCGGATCCAATCAATCTAATCAAGCATAGCTCTAACCCCAACTGTGGTTTTAACGGACAAATTGCACTTGTTGCAATGAGAGCTATCTCAGAAGGTGAAGAGATTACTTTTGACCCTTTAATGAATCGTAGTTTCGCAAATAAAAAAAGCGGCTATGCAAAAAGGGATTTAAGAGAAAAATACAATGGATATTTTTCAGACTATATCCAGCGTAAAATCGACTCTGACCCAAGTTTAAGAGTTCTTCCTAAATTTGAAGACAAGGCATGGGGAATGCTCACAAGTATAGACTTAGAAAATTGTGACGGCTCTCTTATTCGAGACGCAGAAGCAATTCGTAAGTATGTCTATGAGCTTTGCGATCTAATCGAGATGAAAAGATTTGGAGAATGCCATGTAGTTCATTTTGGTGAAGACGAAAGGGTAGCTGGATACTCTATGTTTCAACTAATTGAAACTTCTTGTATCTCTGCCCACTTTGCAAACGAGACAAATACTTCTTACATAGATATTTTCTCTTGTAAGGCATATAACCCTAAGGTTGCATCCGAGTTTACAAAAAAATATTTTAAAGGCGGAGATATGCGCCTCACAGTAACGAATCGTTACTAA
- a CDS encoding DUF86 domain-containing protein, whose translation MKNRYFQSLYSIHSSLENIENYFGTDKNFEKYDSMLQHAVERNLEIIGEAIKRIFELDPNVPIASSRAIINTRNKIAHSYDEIENTQIWEILVNHLPILKKEVFKLLNEN comes from the coding sequence ATGAAGAATAGATATTTCCAATCTCTATACTCTATTCACAGTTCATTAGAAAATATCGAAAACTATTTTGGCACAGATAAAAATTTTGAGAAATACGATAGTATGCTTCAACATGCTGTAGAAAGAAATTTAGAGATAATCGGAGAGGCGATAAAAAGAATTTTTGAATTAGACCCAAATGTTCCTATAGCTAGTTCGAGAGCAATTATCAATACTCGCAACAAAATAGCACACAGCTATGATGAAATTGAAAATACTCAAATCTGGGAAATACTAGTAAATCATTTACCAATACTAAAAAAGGAAGTTTTTAAACTTTTAAATGAAAATTGA
- the nspC gene encoding carboxynorspermidine decarboxylase has translation MKIETPYYLIDEAKLVKNLEKIALLKTRTDAKSVLALKCFSTWSVFDLMKKYMDGTTSSSLYEAKLGKEKFGKEVHAYSVAWSEEEILEVKNFSTKIIFNSYSQLQRFYPIVKNSNLGIRINPRISHSNFDLANPARKYSRLGVTNSEEIQKSIGIIRGVMFHCNCDNDDFESFCNILDTISKNYYDILQKLEWVSLGGGIYFTKENYPFDKFCDRIKKFSDEFQVQVYFEPGEASITMSGQLVTSILDIVHNEKEIAIVDSSVEAHALDLLIYNLSAKIENEKGSYEYIIAGRTCLAGDVFGTYSFSKKLRVGDTITFSDMAGYTMVKKNWFNGVKMPSIVVKRLDGKLEVIRSFCYEDFLNCLS, from the coding sequence ATGAAAATTGAAACACCATACTACCTAATAGATGAAGCCAAACTTGTAAAGAATCTAGAAAAGATTGCACTTCTTAAAACTAGGACAGATGCAAAATCGGTACTCGCACTAAAATGTTTTTCCACTTGGTCAGTTTTTGATTTAATGAAAAAATATATGGACGGAACAACTTCCAGCTCTCTATATGAAGCAAAACTTGGAAAAGAAAAATTCGGGAAAGAAGTACATGCCTATAGTGTTGCATGGTCTGAAGAAGAAATCCTAGAAGTGAAAAACTTTAGTACAAAAATTATTTTTAATTCCTATTCTCAACTCCAGCGATTCTACCCAATTGTAAAAAATTCCAATCTTGGAATCCGTATCAACCCTAGAATCAGCCATTCCAATTTTGATCTTGCAAACCCTGCAAGAAAATATTCACGACTCGGGGTTACTAACTCAGAGGAAATACAAAAGTCAATTGGAATTATTCGTGGTGTAATGTTCCATTGCAATTGTGATAACGATGACTTTGAAAGTTTTTGTAATATATTAGATACTATTTCAAAAAACTATTACGATATTTTACAAAAATTAGAATGGGTGAGCCTCGGTGGCGGGATTTATTTTACCAAAGAAAATTATCCGTTCGATAAATTCTGTGATAGAATTAAAAAATTCTCCGATGAATTTCAAGTTCAAGTTTACTTTGAACCGGGAGAGGCTTCGATCACTATGTCTGGACAGCTTGTTACGAGTATACTAGATATAGTTCACAACGAAAAAGAAATTGCAATCGTAGATTCTTCAGTAGAAGCGCACGCTTTAGATCTACTTATCTACAACCTTTCCGCTAAAATAGAAAATGAAAAAGGAAGCTATGAGTATATCATTGCAGGTAGAACTTGTCTTGCAGGAGATGTATTCGGAACTTATAGTTTCTCTAAAAAACTTAGAGTAGGGGATACGATTACTTTTTCAGACATGGCAGGCTATACTATGGTAAAAAAGAATTGGTTTAATGGAGTAAAGATGCCCTCCATAGTAGTGAAACGGTTAGACGGTAAATTGGAAGTTATAAGAAGTTTTTGTTACGAAGATTTCCTAAATTGTCTTAGTTAA